From Palaemon carinicauda isolate YSFRI2023 chromosome 29, ASM3689809v2, whole genome shotgun sequence, one genomic window encodes:
- the LOC137622397 gene encoding uncharacterized protein gives MAYNPAANGMVERTHRALRASLMASFTNWDWKSRLPWALLGLRTALRAESKPLPTEKVYGEALTVPSEFFPTSTDDTRLYHLRDIARKFRSCLKNYQDRTKHFKPTNLDDWGYVFVRVNAHRQPLTRPYRGPYRVISKTTKAFLLDMHGQEDWVSIHRVKPTFLDGSNTASAGPGRSRVPPQNKVANEKKSNKR, from the coding sequence atggcatacaaccctgcagcaaacggcatggtcgaacgaactcatcgtgCCCTCAGGGCGTCGCTGATGGCGAGCTTCACCAACTGGGACTGGAAATCACGCCTTCCTTGGgcacttctcggccttcgcaccgcccttCGCGCAGAAAGCAAGCCATTGCCCACTGAAAAGGTTTATGGGGAGGCGCTCACAGTTCccagcgaattctttcccacatcaaccgatgACACGCGTCTATATcaccttagggacatcgccaggaagtttaGGTCATGTCTAAAAaattaccaggacagaactaagcatttcaagccaacaAACCTGGACGACTGGGGATATGTTTTCGTCCGCGTcaacgctcatcgacagccgctgacCAGACCCTATCGCGGCCCCTACCGAGTTATCagtaaaacgacgaaagccttccttcttgacatgcatggccaagaggactgggtctcaattcACCGCGTGAAACCGACGTTTCTCGATGGAAGCAACACTGCCTCCgcaggacctggcagatccagagtgccacctcaaaacaaagtGGCCAATGAGAAGAAGAGCAACAAACGATAA